The Cytobacillus firmus genome segment AATTTTCTTTGCGTAGTATTCATTTTCCGTAAAGGTTGCAAAAGAACGGGTTTCAAAGCCGGAAATTAACCGTGTGCTCTCTCCTTTGTATTCATTTTCAATGTAATGGATTCTTTTTATAATGGTGGGGTCATCAGAGCCATCATAATTAGCAAGCTTGGCTTGCCGGTATGCTGGGACAGATGACAGGTTATCTGTAAGTGCAAGTGCATGACCGTATGCTTTGTCATGACCTTCATATAGAGGCTTGATATCGGCATTCCCCATTAAATCCACTAAACGCAATTCCTCATTTTCCAAATAGGGCGGTCTGAAAATCTGTCTCGAAAGCTTAAGCTCATCGAGTGAATCACATACAAATGAAGTGAAAAAATACCACTGGCCATTGTCATCCAGGCTGATATCATAATCCTGCCCTTCAATTTCTATCTGGTAATCAATGAAGCGATCTTTACGGTCGAATGTAAAATCAAATTGTTCTTTTTCTGCTGGTTTAAATCCATATGGAGTTTGAATCGGTACACAGATTTCTGAGAAGTATTGGTTTTTCATGCTGACTCACACCTTACATTTCTTTTATTCTGCTATAGAAAATACCCTGCAGATTCCTTTATCATGCCAAAAAAAGAGGATAATTTTCTTTAGTTATACAAAAATAATAAAAATCGAATGGAAAGGACATTGAGTATGAAAAAATGCATTTTTCTTTTTCTCAGTCTCGCAGTGTTCTGGCAATTGAATTGGAGCGCTGCACATGCTGAAAACAATCCCCGCAATATTTATGATGTAAATCAGGGGGATACCCTGACATTGATTGCAAAAAAATATGGATCAACTGCAGGGGACTTAAAGCTATTTAACGGCCTGCAGTCAGACAGGCTTTTAATCGGGCAAAAGCTGCGTGTCCCGATTATGTATAAAGTGGCTCCCGGAGATACACTCTGGAGGCTGGCGGAAAAATATGATTCAAGTGTGCCGATTATTAAGACAGCAAATGGACTATCCTCCAATGCTATAAATGCTGGGCAGAAATTAAAAATTGTTCCAAAGAAATTAGCCATGGATGGAAAGTTTGTCCTCATGACAAGAGAGGAATTCCGGGATTGGATTTTCAAACAGAAATTCACGAGGAAAGTGGCAAAGGTTCAGCAGCATCACACCTATCAGCCATCATACAAACAGTTCAATGGCACAAATCATTTTGCGCTCATGAAGGGGATGGAGGAGTATCATGTAAGCGGGATGAAGTGGAGCATGATCAGCCAGCAGCTGACCACTTTCCCGGATGGAAAGGTGGCAGTGGGGAGGCCGTTCGATATGGCACCTGAAGGATCATTCGGCCTGCAGAATAAAGAAGCGATGCACAAGATCGAAGCGGATGCGATAGCGATCGAAAATCTCGGTGATTTTGACTCCAATCAAATGACTGCCGAACAAAAAGAAACGATCGTGAGTGTCACAGCTCTCCTGATGCTGAAATATGGCCTGACACCATCCATCGACAGCATTACCTATCACCATTGGTGGGATATTAACTCAGGTGAGAGGGTGCTGGATAACAGCCATGGGCATGCAGTAAAAACATGTCCGGGCACTGAATTTTTTGGCGGGAATTCGACTGCCAGTGCTAAGAATAATTTTTATCCTCTGGTCAGGAAAAAAATGCAGGAGATCAGATCAACCCTGCATTAATCGGGAAAACCCGCAGACAATGCGGGTTTTTCTCATCGTTTTTTCTTCTTTTTATCAACTTCTGCTGCAAGCTTCGCTTTATTTACACTTTCAAGCTCTACCTGTACGTGAATTTTCCTTTCCTCTACTGATGTTACACTGGTTACTTTGCCTTTGCGTCCTTTGATTCTGATCTCTTCTCCTTCATTTGGAACACTTTTGCGAAGCTGATTTAATAAAACATTTTTCCCATCAAGATAATACACCGTAAACATTCTCATCTCACCTTTGTCTATGGAATGTGGTACAAGTTCCTGCACCATTTCTATAAAATATAGAACAAGTGATAAAAATAGACCGTTTTTTAAAAAAATAGTTGCGAACATTTGTTCCTCGTAGTAAAATCAATTTGTAATAAATTTAAGAAAAATGAAAATATTAGGGGAGCTGATAAAAATGACAGTTAAAGTGATTCCTTATTTAGTGATGGACGGAAATGCGAATGAAGCGATTGAATTTTACAGAGAAGCGCTCGAAGCAGAAGTTTTGTATAAGCAAACATTTGGGGAAAGTCCCGATAACCCTGAATATCCACTCCCTGAAGAAGCAAAGAACCGCATTATGCATGCCACTCTAAAGGTTGGGGAGAACGAACTTATGTTTAGCGATACATTCCCGGGCCAGAATCATCAAACAGGCAATCAAGTGACCATTTGCCTTTCAGCATCAGATCCTGAAAAATCGAAGAAATTTTTTGAAGCTCTACAGCAGGGCGGCCAAGTCAGTATGCCTCTTCAGGAAACTTTTTTCAGCCCTGCATATGGCAGCGTAATCGACAAATTCGGAGTGAATTTTCAAATCTATACAGAGGGTGAGCATTAATTAACTGAATGAGCCATTCTTTTTAGGGAAGAAATGGCTCTTTTTGATTTATTTCATTAGAGAAGGCGATTGATGTGATTATAAAACCGAAACAATACATAGTTAAAAATTTGAGTTATACGATAAGATCTGCTGTCGAGGAAGATGCTAAGAAACTGTCAGAAGTAAGAGCGCAGATTGATGGAGAAACGGAGAACATGGATCGGGAAGCAGGTGAAGGATACATAGATGAAACAGGTTTCAGAGAATTAGTTAATAAAGATTCCATTAGTGAACGTAATATATTTTTGGTAGCGGAGGTAAATGGAAGAATTGCCGGCTTTTCCAGATGTGAAGGCAGCGAACTGAAACGAAGCAGGCATAAAGTAGAATTTGGAGTATGTGTGCTAAATGAATTCTGGGGCTTTGCAATTGGAAAAAACCTTTTAGCTCAGTCTATTCAATGGGCTGAGGCTAATCATATTAAGAAGATAACCTTATATGTTCTTGAAACAAATGAGAAAGCGATTAAGTTATACGAGCAGTATGGCTTTGAAATTGAAGGGGTATTAAAAATGGATAAGCTGCTGTCTGATGGGAACTATTATAGCACCATGGCAATGGGAAGGATTACAGATAATAATTGTTGCTCACATTGAGCAAGAAGGGGACATATGAAGGAGTAAATGCCTAAATCACGGCGGAGTCCCTTGAAACAATATGGTTTGCTGTTTTGATACAAATCAAGATTACAGTATCCGGACACCGAAAACGCCACTCTTCATTAACTCTTCATTAACTTCGTACCCATGAAAAAAATTTGAATATAATATAACATACGTCAGCTAAGGAGTATGTTATGGACAATCAACTAAAAGAGGTCGTCGGAGCCGCTTTAGCTGCCATTGGTACGATCATTTCAGCTGTCTCAACCATACCCGCAAAGTCAAAAAAAATGGAAAAACTGTTTGATGGCTTTGATATTGTGGGGAATAGCCTCCAGGCAACAGGAAATGCCCTTGAAGCAGATGGACAGGGTGAACCATCTCTCGAAAAGGCAGGCAATGAGATACAGGCTATTGGAAACATTACCGTCATTGCTGGATTAACTTTGGATTTAGAGGAGAAATATGAAGATAAATTAGTGATTGCAGGAAACTGGATTCAGGCACTTGGCGGAGCCACCGCACTTGGAGACGAATTTGAAGATCCTACTGCGGCAGGTCAGCTATTTAATATATATGGCAACCTGCTTCAGGCGATTGGCAATTCTCTGCAGGCAATTGGGAGAACTATAAATCTCAGAGAAAAAGAGAGGGGAGAATCGGGAGATAGCGCAAATAATATTATTGCCGCAGGAAGCTGGATACAGGCAGTTGGTTCTGTATTATCACTAATTGGCCAGCTTCAAGAGGAGAATCAGGAGACTTCTTCTGGAAGCAGTGATAAAAGCGATGAGCCGAGCTCAAAATCTTCTGTGGAGAATGAAGAAGTTATTTAGAGAGGGGTAATCATGTATCTGGAGGGCGATGACTTATTAACGATCGGAGCTTATTTCTTGGTTACAGGCACATTTATTTCAGCGATTGGCGAAACCATGAAGCCGGACGAAAGCAATGTGAACAAAATATTAATACGGGACGGTAACGGTGTCCAGGCAGTTGGCAATAGCCTGCAGGGGTTTGGCAGGATAAGCTTGGCTGAAGGAAGTGAACCAGCTAATTTATATGGAATTATTGGGAGCTTTACGCAGGCAGGCGGGAATTCCATTAACTCGGTTGCAAACAATATTGAAATTCAGAATCCCTCTGTTTCTGTATCGGGATTCAATTCGCTGGGCAGTACCATTCAATCCATGGGAGCCGCATTGGAAGCTTCGGGAGTTGGAAATGAAGAAAACAATATGCTTAGGAATCTCAAAACGCTGGGCTACTCTTTAATTTCCATCTCGGCCATTCTGGACGCTATAGGAATTCTTATAGAAGATGAAACGAGCATCCAAAAAAGAGTTCTGCTGGCTGCAGGAGGCTGGCTGGAATTCATTGGTGCGGTTCTTGGCGCTTATGTGATCCTTCAGGCAGCTGAATAAGCTGCATATTTTGCAAAAAAGAGAAAATGCATGGATAACATTGTGATATCAGTTGATATTTGTCGACTATCAATCTGCTAGCAGTTGATAATTTTGTGCTATTGGGTCGCTTTCTGTCTAATTTCAAGCAGAAAAATAACCTGGAATTATACTTCTCCAGGCTATCCTTCAAACTTCCATTAAACTGTCTCAAACAAAATAGCAACGCCAACGCCGCCTCCACTTCCAATGGCAGCTAATACATATTTGGAAGAAGGTCTTCTTTGGACATCATAAAATAATTTTGAAATCATCACAGCACCTGAAGCTCCATAGGGGTGGCCAATGGTAAGAGCCCCTCCATTAACATTCAGTTTTTCATAGGGGATTGATAGCTCATGGGCGCATGCTGCAATTTTGGAAGCGAAAGCTTCATTAATTTCGATTAAATCAATATCGTCAATGGTTAAATAATTTCTTTCCAGGATTGCCTGAATGGCTGGAACAGGTGCAAATCCCGGATAGTATGGGTGTACACCAGCAACGGCACTATCGGCAAAACGGAGAATGGGTTTGTATCCATTTTTAATTGCTGTTTCTTCCTCCATCACCAAAACAGCAGCTGCCCCGTCATGGATGCCGCAGCTGTTGGCTGTTGTTACAGTGCCATCCTTTTTAAATATTGGCTTGGCTCGTTTTAAAAGAGTATCCATTTTTCTCTTTTTGAAAAACTCTTCATCCTGTGAAAGGCTTCCAAAGGGAAGCAGCTCGTCTGCCAGGATTCCATTTTCAAAAGCCCTCCAGCTCCGTTCATAGCTTAATTTAGCATAGGCATCCTGAGCTTCTCTTGTTATGCCGTGCTTTTCGGCAACATTTTCCGCAGCAGTACCCATATCCGGGTCACCAACTTTGTCTGGGGAGAAGCGGGCCCTTTTGGAAAATGGGGAGGTGCTGGCACTTTCCGTACCTCCCGCTATATAACAAGTACCAGCTCCGCCCTGGATTAGAAAGCATGCCAACCGAATGGCCTCGAGACCGGCACTGCATTGCCTGTCCAGGGTCAAGCCCGGGACGGACAGAGGGAGTCCTGCTTCCAATGCAGACAAGCGGGCAATATTGCCGCCGGGTCCCACAACATTGCCTAAAATGACATCATCAATTTTTTCTTCCAGGTCTCCTGCCAGATATTTCAGCAGCGGGGCAGCAAGTTCATAAGGCTCGCAGTCCTTCAGCATGCCATTTACTTTTCCAATTGGCGTTCTTTTTGCTTGTACAATCACGGCTCTCTTAATGGCTGATCACCTTTCTTTCGATAATATCCTTCAGTTGGTCTCTGGCGATTTTCCCGCCTGCTGTGTAAGGCATTTTTTCTATGAAGATCCATTTGCGCGGCACTTTATAGGATGCCAGATGATTTTTGCATAGGCGTTTTAACACAAGGGCATCTGTATTGCCTTTGATGACAGCCACTGCAATTTCGCCCCAGTATGGATCTTTCAGACCAATTACAACAGCCTCCTCGACAGCAGGATGCTGGCTGATCACTTTTTCAATTTCTTCCGGGAAGATATTAATGGCTCCATATAAAATCATGTTCTTCTCCCGCCCGCTGATATATAGATATCCTTCTTCATCAACATAGCCCATATCATCAACAGTTGCCCATCCATCTTGATCCTGGATGGTATGTATGGCGTCATTTAATAGGTACCCGTCGAAAATAAGGTCGCTCCTTACATAAATTTTACCGATTTCATAGGGAGTTAGCTTTTCACCCTTTGTTCCTTTGATTTCGATTTCAACACCATGACAAGGCCTACCGACTGATTCTGCCTTCTGCTCATTCCCATGAAAGGTGATATAACTTAACTCACTGGCTCCATAAAACTCAATCATCGAAAGCTTAGGAAACATTTTGCTGATTTCTTGTTTTGATGTTTCGTCCCATTTTGCACCTGAAGAAATAATTTTAAAAGGCTTCTCTATGATTCTTTTTTCTTTTAAAATAGCTGACACCATTGTCGGAACTGTATAAAGTGCGGTGATTGGCTGCTCCTCAATACACAATAGGGCCTTGGCTGCATTGAATTTATCAAGCAGGTAAACTGTTCCGCCTGTACAAAGGGTACTAACCGCGCCATACAAAAAATGAGAGTGAATGAGTGCTCCTGGAATCAGGACATGTTCCTTTTCATTCATTTTAAAATCATGCTCATTAACCTTGAAGCTGGCAGCCCAGGATGTATGGGAGCGGATAAATGCCTTTGGACTGCCGGTCGTACCGGAAGTGAATCCCATATAAAATGGATTATTTCCTTCTGTATCGATGTGAAATGAAGAGCTTTGACGGTTTATGTACTCCAGTGCATCCTCCAAAATGATAACGTAAGGGTGCATCTGGGCAATCTGATTATAATATTCCTTAACCGTGATAACGATAGAAGGGGGCGATATCCCGATCCGCTCATTAAGTTCCTCGGCCTTCCATTTTAAGTCGTAAGGAACAGCTGTCCATCCAGCCATGGCGGCCCCGGTGAATAATTGCAAAAATGGGATCCCATTTGGCAGAAGAAATCCCGCTGTCTTATTATCAAACGAGAAAGACTTTAGCCAATTGGCGGTTTTGCATAGGAGAGTGTTCCATTCTTTATAATTTAAAGATCCGACTGTCGTAACGATTGCGGATTTGCCGGGAGATTCTTCAGCGAATTTTTTAATGTTGGCTGTAATATTCGTCAAGGGTGTTCATCTCCTTATGGAAAAGGAGACACCTTAAAGTGTCTCCAGAGATTTAGAAAATTGCTTATTAATAATCGGATGCTTAAGCAGTCTGTATACCAGGAATGAGGCAAGAGTAGCTTTCAACACATCTCCCGGGATATAAACCAGGCTTAATTTTATAGCTTCGGCCAGAGGAATATTCATCATAAAGGCCTGTACCGGAATGCCAAACAGATAGATTAGGAATATTCCGACAGTCAGGTTTATGAGAAGGATATTCTTTAACTTTAAAGTTTTGAAGTGTGAAAGTAAATAGCCGATAAAAAAAGCTGTTACCGGGTAAGAAATTAAATAGCCGGCGCTGGGACCGAAGAAAACCCCTATACCACCGCGGCCGCCAGATAATAGTGGAGCACCGGCTGCAACTAGCAGTAAAAACACGGCCATGCTGATTCCGCCCAGTCTGGCACCTAAAATACCTCCGGCTAAAAGGACACCAAGTGTCTGTAAGGTAATCGGAACGGGTGTAAAAGATAGCATGATTGGGGGAACAAGACCGAGTGCTCCCATTACTGCTGCAAATAAAGCCACGTATGTCATTTCTTTGACTTTCATAATACCTCTCCAATTCAGATTAATAGGTTAACTGTTTTTATTTTATGGTTAACATAGGAGTTTGTCAACGTGATAGAAAATATAGTTTACAATAAAATCAAGAATGTAAAGGCCTTGCTTGCCAGCAAAAGTGTATTAGGCTTATTCCAGCCAGATTAAGAAATTAGGGAAAAAACCCCCGAAAAGGAAACGGGGGCAGCTTTACAAGGAACTGTGATTTCATTTAACCTCAATGCCAAGCCAGGAAAGATAAATGGCCAAATTGCCGCCTTCATTCCAGCTGATACTATCTAATATATATGTAATAAAAATAAAAACCATATAGGCGCCAAGCAAGAATACTATCTTTAAAGTCTTATTTTCTGCATGTTTCAATATCCTTTTCCAAACTATATAAATTAAGATTGGAAAGCCGAATACCCCAATAGGAAGCAGAAGTGCACCTATCGCAAAGAAGAACAAAACAACTGATACAATATAATAAATTCCGTAGCCCAGCAGCATCAAAACAGCTGTCACACTAAACTTAAAGTAGGATCGCGCTTGAATTTTAATCTCCCCGTTTCTAATTAAGAATCATAATATCTTTATACAAATACTCACATAAATAAGTCAATGTCTATTATTAAGAAGGTGCCGCAAATATATTCTTATAGGGTTATGTTCAATAAAAATGGAGTTTCATATTTTAAAAATGTAAAATAACAGTATAAAAGGTTTTTTTTAGGAGGGAATATGTACACTTACGAATCATTTGTAACAGAGGGGGCATTTACATTATTACAGCCAGTCTTTTATAGCTCTTTATTGGCAGCCGTTATATTGCTCATTTTTGCTTTAACTTCAAAAGCCATTAGCGGGATAGTGGTTGTGTTTATATCACTTATTTTAATTATCATCTCTGGCCAGGTTTTATTTTTTGACGCCATTATCGCTGATGAGCTTGGTCTGGGCGGGGACGGAACTGCCACTTTGCTTTTCCTGGGAATCGCTTTCTTAAGTCTTGCCAGCCCGGTTATCTTTTTTATAAGAAAAAGGAGGGATAAGAGTGGGCTCTTCGGAAATTGGGAAGTTAAGGGTCAGACAAATCTTATGGATGAATGGCGCAATCATTGCAGCGTTAGGCATATCTTTCGCTGTGATAACATTCATGGAAATAACGATGTTTCACGTGTTTTTGTTTCTAGGAGTTCTTCTGTTCGTTCAGTCTCTTGCCGGATTTATCAGGCGAGATTCTGCATCCTCCATTATCCCCGCTTTAGATCAAATAGCCAAATACGAAAGAGAAAAGATGGGCAGTGAATGGAGAAAGCAGCGGACTGTGGGGAGTATCTCGAGTCTGCTGGTGAGCGTTATATGTTTTTTAAATGCTTATCTTCATTTTAGATCCAATATTCTTCTAACCATTGAACCGATGTTTTTATTTTTTCTGACTATCGCGATTCTGGCCATGACCAATATCAGCATGGTCATTCACAGCAGAAAGGTGGATG includes the following:
- a CDS encoding biotin transporter BioY, yielding MKVKEMTYVALFAAVMGALGLVPPIMLSFTPVPITLQTLGVLLAGGILGARLGGISMAVFLLLVAAGAPLLSGGRGGIGVFFGPSAGYLISYPVTAFFIGYLLSHFKTLKLKNILLINLTVGIFLIYLFGIPVQAFMMNIPLAEAIKLSLVYIPGDVLKATLASFLVYRLLKHPIINKQFSKSLETL
- a CDS encoding acetyl-CoA C-acyltransferase; this encodes MKRAVIVQAKRTPIGKVNGMLKDCEPYELAAPLLKYLAGDLEEKIDDVILGNVVGPGGNIARLSALEAGLPLSVPGLTLDRQCSAGLEAIRLACFLIQGGAGTCYIAGGTESASTSPFSKRARFSPDKVGDPDMGTAAENVAEKHGITREAQDAYAKLSYERSWRAFENGILADELLPFGSLSQDEEFFKKRKMDTLLKRAKPIFKKDGTVTTANSCGIHDGAAAVLVMEEETAIKNGYKPILRFADSAVAGVHPYYPGFAPVPAIQAILERNYLTIDDIDLIEINEAFASKIAACAHELSIPYEKLNVNGGALTIGHPYGASGAVMISKLFYDVQRRPSSKYVLAAIGSGGGVGVAILFETV
- a CDS encoding LysM peptidoglycan-binding domain-containing protein translates to MIAKKYGSTAGDLKLFNGLQSDRLLIGQKLRVPIMYKVAPGDTLWRLAEKYDSSVPIIKTANGLSSNAINAGQKLKIVPKKLAMDGKFVLMTREEFRDWIFKQKFTRKVAKVQQHHTYQPSYKQFNGTNHFALMKGMEEYHVSGMKWSMISQQLTTFPDGKVAVGRPFDMAPEGSFGLQNKEAMHKIEADAIAIENLGDFDSNQMTAEQKETIVSVTALLMLKYGLTPSIDSITYHHWWDINSGERVLDNSHGHAVKTCPGTEFFGGNSTASAKNNFYPLVRKKMQEIRSTLH
- a CDS encoding GNAT family N-acetyltransferase codes for the protein MIIKPKQYIVKNLSYTIRSAVEEDAKKLSEVRAQIDGETENMDREAGEGYIDETGFRELVNKDSISERNIFLVAEVNGRIAGFSRCEGSELKRSRHKVEFGVCVLNEFWGFAIGKNLLAQSIQWAEANHIKKITLYVLETNEKAIKLYEQYGFEIEGVLKMDKLLSDGNYYSTMAMGRITDNNCCSH
- a CDS encoding VOC family protein: MTVKVIPYLVMDGNANEAIEFYREALEAEVLYKQTFGESPDNPEYPLPEEAKNRIMHATLKVGENELMFSDTFPGQNHQTGNQVTICLSASDPEKSKKFFEALQQGGQVSMPLQETFFSPAYGSVIDKFGVNFQIYTEGEH
- a CDS encoding DUF6944 family repetitive protein, with protein sequence MYLEGDDLLTIGAYFLVTGTFISAIGETMKPDESNVNKILIRDGNGVQAVGNSLQGFGRISLAEGSEPANLYGIIGSFTQAGGNSINSVANNIEIQNPSVSVSGFNSLGSTIQSMGAALEASGVGNEENNMLRNLKTLGYSLISISAILDAIGILIEDETSIQKRVLLAAGGWLEFIGAVLGAYVILQAAE
- a CDS encoding AMP-binding protein gives rise to the protein MTNITANIKKFAEESPGKSAIVTTVGSLNYKEWNTLLCKTANWLKSFSFDNKTAGFLLPNGIPFLQLFTGAAMAGWTAVPYDLKWKAEELNERIGISPPSIVITVKEYYNQIAQMHPYVIILEDALEYINRQSSSFHIDTEGNNPFYMGFTSGTTGSPKAFIRSHTSWAASFKVNEHDFKMNEKEHVLIPGALIHSHFLYGAVSTLCTGGTVYLLDKFNAAKALLCIEEQPITALYTVPTMVSAILKEKRIIEKPFKIISSGAKWDETSKQEISKMFPKLSMIEFYGASELSYITFHGNEQKAESVGRPCHGVEIEIKGTKGEKLTPYEIGKIYVRSDLIFDGYLLNDAIHTIQDQDGWATVDDMGYVDEEGYLYISGREKNMILYGAINIFPEEIEKVISQHPAVEEAVVIGLKDPYWGEIAVAVIKGNTDALVLKRLCKNHLASYKVPRKWIFIEKMPYTAGGKIARDQLKDIIERKVISH
- a CDS encoding DUF6944 family repetitive protein; the encoded protein is MDNQLKEVVGAALAAIGTIISAVSTIPAKSKKMEKLFDGFDIVGNSLQATGNALEADGQGEPSLEKAGNEIQAIGNITVIAGLTLDLEEKYEDKLVIAGNWIQALGGATALGDEFEDPTAAGQLFNIYGNLLQAIGNSLQAIGRTINLREKERGESGDSANNIIAAGSWIQAVGSVLSLIGQLQEENQETSSGSSDKSDEPSSKSSVENEEVI